A segment of the Anopheles cruzii chromosome 2, idAnoCruzAS_RS32_06, whole genome shotgun sequence genome:
tttataAAACAGACTAGCgtttcttgtgtgtgtgtgtgtgtgttgtgtgtgtgttgtgtgtgtgagtgtgttggGGCGGTATCCGTGTCCTCTACCGAGCTCGCCGCTCCGTGACACTCGACGAGAGAGCGGTGACACTCACGGATCGGTCGCGATCCTATCGCGCGCGGTGATGCTGGCCGCGACCACCAGCAGGATGATGTCCTCTATATATTATGGCAAGAACtgtggatgctgctgctgtgggtgtgGAATGAACGATTGAGAACCGGGGGAGGGTAAGTGGCATGAAATTATCTATTGATTCACGCATTCCTTTtcgctgtgcgtgcgtgacttTAAATATTGTTCTTCCGAATCTTTTCTCTCCTATACATTACTATTATATTACTATATAACCGACGATGTGCAAGTAGGCTGACCGCGGGGGGCTTCGCTTGTCCAGATGGTCCCGAAGCGGGTTCCGCCGCCCGGTTCGCTCTCGATTCGCGCCCTAATAAGATGCTTAagcttctctctttctctctctctttacgTAGACGACGGATTAAATCATCACAATTAGTTGactgtaggtgtgtgtgtgtgggtgtatgtgtgttggtAAGTGTAGGTGTCTATTGTTTAAAGGGTTGTTCTGTTTTGCTACTTCGCTGTGAGAAGGACTCTTGGCTCCTGGACTCGACACGCCGATTGCCATCGATGATcctgttgatggtggtggtgggaatGAGCGACTAATTGACAGGCCAGGCGACGGGCCCCCCGCTCGCCCGCACCCGGGGTCTGGCCGTCGCACTGTGGGACTCTCCCCGGGTATGAGAGCCGATCCGTGGGACAGAGCACAGGCAATATCTACTCCCTCTGATGATCACCCACGACCAACACACGCCCGGTTCCTGGTTCCCGCCTTCCCAGACACTCCCCACATCAGAACGAGCGCATTAATTAACCGATTTTGCCGGAACAACCAACCGACGGAGGGTTGCTCCGGAAACGTAAGTCTTCTCCACGCATCTCCCTAAGCGGACCAGGTCCACGCGCTTCCTCCGCTGTGTTCAGTTCTCCCTTCCCTACCACTCTCGCTCTACTATTTACATCGCTCGCCTCGCAAAAGCTCCACGTCAACCCGCGCGCACCTCGAGACTCGTGTCGTGTGTAATCTTAATATCACCGTGAacgcggcggccggcggccggcgccaCAACAGCCTTCCCTCCCGCTATCACGCTCGCTCCCCCACACGCCCCGTGAAATCTGTGTCCCTCTCCAGTCCGTCCCCACTGGCCGTTTACGCGGCGTTCATGAAGAGTTTGCTTTTTTCGGTGCGCAGCGCTACGTTGGAGCCGATCGGCCCCCGGCCCGATCCGAGCGTCGGTTCCTCGAGGGCCCGAAACCGGACGAAGCCCTGTTCCGCCACCAGcatgctgccgttgccgccgccctgctgctgctgctgctgctcaccgGGGCCAAGCTTCCCCGGAAGCACTCCGCTGCTGAgcggtgccgtcgtcgttggggtgccgttgccgctggTGTTGCTACCGCCGATGCTGGCCGTTGGCGAAGAAGATGactccgtcgccgtcgtcgtcgtggtcgggtGGTCAGTTCCGGTAGCGATTCCGTACGGTACGGCTCCGCCCGGGCCACCGGTGtagctggagctggaggatTCCCGGGAGCGCTTCTTGCTGTGGTAGTAAGGGGCACCGCCCGTGcccgcgccgccaccgttaACCATCGTCGGGTCGTCGAAGTTGTTGCTCACGTTGTCCTGTGAGTGTGCGTGCTGTCGCTCGAGGGAGTCCccagggccaccgccaccaccgttcaaTAGCCGATCGTTGAAACTACCGGGCTGCGGGGCGGCAAAGCCCGGGTGTTGATGCAGGTGCtgtgggtgctgctgctgctgctgatggtgatcgTTCGAACGGGACGAGCTGAGGGTTTGCGCTCCGGGCCCGGCCACTCGGTGGcctcccgggcccggacccaTCGCTGTGCGTTGCTGCTGAAGGGCAGCCCGTTGGTTGTGGGACGAGTTGGAGGAGGACGAGGCGGACGAGTTGGAATTATTGTTCCGTCCGCTGCcacccgctgccgccggcgcACCGTGCTGGTTAAAGTGCATCGCACCGATATTGTTCAGCGTGCCACTTTTGCGCACTCCGATCCGCCGGTCGAACGAATCACCGGCCCCATAGTTGCCGGCACCCTGGTGCCCCCCCGGCGGACCCATGTTGTGGccgtagtggtggtggtgatgatggtggtgaccCATCGTGTtcgctccaccaccgccaccgagatCGTTCTGCAGCTGGCCACTCTTGAGCGTTTTCAGGTTCTTCGAAGCGCGGAACTCGTTCCGCGACATCGACTGGGCGGCGGCCAGGGCCGAGTGGGACGGGATCGTTCCCGCACCGGGACCCGCCACCGGTTCGAAGTTGGGACGTTCAAAGTTCTGGAAATCGTAGTTCCGCGGTCCGCCTCCCATCCCGGGGTGGTGTTCCGCACGCCCGGCCGCACCCCGCAGCGACTTGGTGTCATACTGCGGCGCATTGATCGGTTCCGAGTAGCAGTTGTCCATGATGTCGTGGTACTGGTGATTGACCTGCGgagggtgctgctgctggtggtgatggtggtggtggtgtttcaGCTCAAAGTTCGGGTTCTCGTAATGGTCCGGCATCGGTTCGGTGTCGTTCAGGAAGTCGTCCCCTCCGTCACCCGGCAGCAcgttgtggttgttgtgaTCGTTGTTGCTGTAGTTGTGCGATGACGAGCGCATGCTGTTGGTTTCGAGCGAACGCTGGAAATCGGCCCCCGGCGGAAGGCCGGGAGGACCGCCACCCGGACCGCCGAGCTGCAGATCCTGCTGGCTGTTTTGCTCCAGGTTGAGCGAGTTCAGGGCAAAATTGTCATCGTAGATCGGCTTCCCGGTGCGCATCGTGTAGGTGTGCAGATTGCGGTTCGTGTTGCAGACCGCCGGGTAGTCGGTCTCGAAGTTCTCCTGGCTGGAAGAGGACGTGCACGGGAACAGGGCGAACCCGCTCGCGTTCGGCTGCTCCATGTCCTTCTCGCGCTGGATCACCTTCGACGTGCCGGTCTTCAGGCCCGTCACCCACGATAGCAGCGCAATGATCACGATCTCGATGAACCGCAGACTGAACTGGTAGCCCCACTGGAACCAGTCGATCTCGATGTGCGACGCCCAGAGCGTCTTCTTGGCCGCGCCCGGCTCGTGCAGGCTGTTGCTCGGCGACAGCTTCACCTTCGTCTGCGAGCTAATGCTGATCGCACCGTAGATCTGGAGGGCGGCCAGCAAGATGAACAGCAGTGCGGTCGCGATCGTGATGTGGATCGCGTACGACAGGTTGTTGTAGCCGTGGATGTAGTTCTGGCTCTTGTGCAGGATGCGCTTCAGCAGCCGGTACATGTACAGGTACAGGATGCCCAGGCTGAGGCAGATGAAGATGTAGATAATCTGGCAGATGAGCGACAGGACGCGCGGTGGGATCTGGATGTTCGTCGGTGGACCACCGCTGTGTGGGCCGTGTCCGGGGCGCCCCggagcaccgccgccacccgccgccatCATGAGCTGCTTGTTCTGGAGCtgcagctggtgctgcttgTGGTAGAACTGCTGCGTCTCGTACGACTCCACCAGGTGCAGGGTGATGCAGAGCCCCACGTGGACACTCGAgccgatgatgatcgtgaGCGGGCGCAGAATGGAGCTGTAGCGGTTCGTTTTGTGGTTGATCGAGCGAAGCAACAGGAACAGGATCAGTATCGCGAACGTCGTCGTGAGGAACGTGAGCGGCAGATTCAGGAGCAGCTCGGAAGTGAACAGATTGAAGCTGAAGTGGATGTTGTACGCGTCGTAGCACAGGTAGAAGATGCGCAGCAGACAGATGATGATCAGGATCAGGTGGATGCTGATGAAGTACGACTGCGAGAAGAGGTGCGTCAGCTTGTCGTAGAAGATGATCTTGAAGATCGAGTAGACCGCGAGGATCGTGAACAGGATCGCCGACAGGTACACGTGGATGTTCCACGCGATCGTCCACGTGCTGATGTCCGCCAGGTCGCCCGCGAAGTTGCGGTctgcgccaccggcaccaccgtcTTCGCCGCTGCCTGCCgtccccgttccgttcttgACCATCACCGACTTGAGGTTCAGGTTGGGCATCTTCTGTGTGATCGGCGAGGAAGAGGACGACAGGACGTGCATCGACGAGACGGTCGAGGTGACGGAGGATACGGGGCCCGAGTGGGCcgtgctgccaccaccgccgttgccTTTTCTCGCCGGAACACCGgtgtcatcgtcatcatcatcaccatcctCGAACggatcgtcttcgtcgtcctcctcggcTTCGTCGTCCGACGCTCCGTTTCCAGCCGGATCCGGAGGACCGCCATcaccgtcggcggtcggtttaccgccagccgccgcagcaccCCCGTAGGTGCTCGGGTGCTTCGCATTGCTCAGGGACGTTGGTCCTGCACCGGGACCGACATCGTACGAGGGTTGGTTGGGACGCGGGGCGGACGTGACCGAACGTAGGAGCACGTCCGGGATTACCTGCGGCCGGCCGTTCGAGCCGGACAGGATGCGCGAGATCGACGGGAAGTGCATCCCGTTCGGAAGGATGGCGCTCGAGTTCGAGGCGTTCTCGTCCAGCATGAACTGCTTGctaccgacaccgacaccaccaccatcgtacCCGCCGGGCGTCTTGGCCGCGTCCAGTTTGCTGGACTTTTCCGACGGCGTGTTGAGTGCCTTTTTACGCTGCGCCGCGTCCAGTGAAACGCCACCGGCTGCCGCCGGGCCGCCCGAGTGTGGAGCGGGTCCACCTGTACCGGTCTTCTGCGGATTATTGGACGCCTGCGGACCACCAGCTCCTAGGATGGCCGGTCCGGAACCGGGAGCGGCAGGTACGAGATCTGGTGGGCGCATCGGGATCCGCTCGTGGCCCGGCATCAGACTCGGTGGGGGCAGCGGGCGTCGGACCATGTACGAGCCGGTGTTGACGATCGTCGTATCGCTGCTCGTCCCGCGGAGTGTCGGTTTATCGGCGAACGGATTCGTGTAgttcggtggcagtggcggtgaGGAGCGCGACGTCGGCGAGTACGCCGGAACGTCGCCGGAGAACATCGAGTTGGTTGCGAACCCTTTCTTCGCGCCGTGACCTGATGGAGGATGGGAGATTCGCAAACGGAAGAATGCATTAGTCATTTGAAGTCATTTTGAAAGAAGAACGGTTAGGTGTTAGGTCTTGTCCTTAGTCGTCACCGGTGTCGGTAGATCTCTCGTGATGGATCGTCTTTTACTTTGACAAAATATTCAGTACGTCAGTTCTGTATTATAGACCAATCAAGTAGGCATTTAAATGATCGCCTTTTGATCAATAATCAAGATGCAACACAGAACTATGAGACGAGTATTTTGATAATAGATAAAGTGCTGTCAcgtgacgtcatcatttgatgaaaaacactttccacgcatgaatATTTTAAGGTCTGCTACAGCACAGCTAACAGCTAACACAGCTAACTTTAAGGTAACAGCTAAAAATAACAGCTTCTTGGCggatttctggacacgaactcgtttcgtgtccaaacccaatacttcagtcaaaatattgcttacactgcccaTTGAGATGCCCAGGGCTTGTACttaatctctttcagtcaatctacgattttccaatacgatatcccGTATTTTTCCTACCATTTCaagtgttgctactgtttttgtaggtccttgacgtggatcaaCTTTAAGGCTTGTaagaccacgtttaaattcagcgACCCATCTTTCTACTTCTACTTTCTCCtcgaaacttattgaacagcttGGTACTGTACAGCTGTCACAAACGAGTTCAAAGACGAGCGAAAAGCAAATGCAGCTCCCTCTTCGTGTTAAATTGTGTCAActtttgaacaattttgaaAGCTTCCCTAACTTTCGGTCTGTTTCGCAACTTCTTGCTCGAAATACTACTGTAAGAAGTTCCTTACAGTTTGAAAGATACGGGAAGAGACACTTCGAGATAAATAATTCTTCGCATCCGATACCCAAAAATGGTGAACATCGTCACAAGAGTTCTGTGTAATTCTGTGTAACAAAGGGTCAGTGTTAACGGGAAACAGGGGgtcgtgtgtgttgtgtcttACCGTGCGGATATGGCGTCGAGTTGGAGTGCCGATGGCGATCGTGGTTGTGGTggcggttcgggttcgggtagGTCGGGTTGCTGTTGCTCTTCAGGATCTCGGCGTTCGGGGCCGACGTCGGCAGCACGTGGTCCCGCTCGAGGTCCAGCTCGTAGTTCCGATGGTTGGCGCTgatctgctgctggttgtaGTGCGGGTCCTTGTCGCTACCGggtccaccaccgcccgccataccaccgccgccaccgccgccctgCGGGTCCTTATCCTTCTCACGGTACCTACAAACACGGgcgaaagcgaacggaaaTACGGTTTTAATTAACAAAGTTCTCGGAAGTGGTGGCGCGTAACGCAATGTGGTGtgtatcggtcggtcggtcggtccgtcggttggTGGCCGCCGAGAAAGAAAGGCACGTCACGCGGCCGTTGGAAAATTTCACGTTTCACGAAAGATAATTGACGccgtgcggccgccgccaccgccgatgaAATATGGAGTAATTTTTACGAGCCGAGCGTTGTGTCTGGGCCTCCGTCCCTCCCCAGTCCTCAGTGTTGGGTCGCCCGCGACACGCCACGCGAGTGTGGGAAGAAAATTGGTTTCATGTTACGCCTCTGTGCATCTTTTCGGTTCCGGCTTCTCCGGCTGTACGCTACGCTCCGAGGAGGGTTTTCCAGCACACGGAGGGACGTTTTTCCGGGGACCTCAGTACACCGGGGCCACACCAAAAATCCCTAGGAATTCTCCGAGCGACTAATTGGCTACTGGAGGTGTTCCCCCGAAAATGGGGGTCCTTCTTCGGCCACCAACTACACAGAAGTGTTTTCTGTAGTTGATCATTTGCATGCTAATGTGCCACACGATAAATGTGATTTATTCTGTCTGTCGGCTGAACCCCCGGCCGATTGGGCAATAATTTTCGACTCGcttgcttccggtggcgggaTGGATATTGCGCGATAGCGCTtaaaccaacaccaacaggACACACCCGCCAGCGAAGGGACCAGCCGTCCCGCAGGTGAGAAAAGTAGATTAATCCTTCCATCGCCTCAATTCTCGATGGTagttttggtggttttttccattctttGGTTTGCTCTTTTTTCGAGGAGACTAAACCGAAAGACGGCGTTAAGACCGCATCGCCCGAGGCCCGGTGTTGTCTACAACCTTTTCTGTAAGCGAATCACTACCTTTAATGCTGTGTTCTCATTAACATCAGTGAAGTATTGGCAATAAAATAGACCAAATCGGAGAATTTATTCGCTTCATCCACAAGTCAGAGATAGATCGATCCTGTACAGGACCTGAGTTTCAATCAACGGTATGACCAAAAGATTATGTGTTCCACTAATTCATGGCAGTCGGAGTCTACTCTCTAACATTTAGTGACCAGGTTCAAGGCATCCACTGCCGCTTCTCAAAGCCACAGGCACACAATCTGTAAATGAGCGATGGTCTGAAAGCAAACATAACCGGGCCGAATTCATGCGGTCACGTTGATAACCCGCGCCAGACTTGTGAAAGAGGTCAGGCTTTCATAAATAACGGCACAGATTGGGGTTTATAGTAAACAGAATTTCGTTAATTACACCTCACATCCAAGATTTTGGCAATTCCGAAAATGGGGCAAAAAAATCGATTatggctgtcgctgtatgtCTCGTAGCGCCGTCTTATtaaaaaccaaatgtcgtccaagttttcaattttgacGAAGAACCAATTGGCCGGCAAatgagttgaagactcaccagtttggaaataagtttttaatttttcccaattttccgcAAGCGTATAGcgcgtcccatttcgtaaatgtcaaagtttttactaaatgttcacaatttccagaatgaagatttaacgttttaaaagtcaggtaatcggtagtttaaaatctaATCTCTTGATGGATCAACCTACTGTTAACCCCCCGAGGGAGGACACTCCTGTCAGTTAGGCTTTTTAGATAAGTTTCCAAGAACTTCAACAATATTAAAAGGTACTCCACCACAGAGTAGGGGCGCTTCCGACCTCCAGCTTCCTGTTCAGACAATATCTGAACCCCGACCAAGAACTGGGCCCAGACGATTCTCGCGGCTCGCTAAAAGTTAGTCTCCACATCTGGTATCCCTCTGGTACAACTCACCTGTATGTCGTCAGAAGCGGCGTGGAGACGGTCGTCAGACTCGGCACGTACACGTTGTCCGGAATGCTgcgcttggtggtggtggtcgagccGTACGCGACGCGACTGAACACGGCCGCTATGCTGCGCTCGAGGTTCGACCCGCCGAGCTCGTCCCCAAACGCTTGCACCGGTGCCTTCGCGTCCCCGGCACCGTTCGTGTCGAGCAGTACGGCCCCGACGTACGGCTGGTGGCCGCCCAACAACAGAATGCTACTGACCAAAAGGATCAACATCGTCCGGGCGAGGCCACCTCTCACCCGGACCTTCTTGGCCGTATCGTCCGGCCAgcggcggtcgtcgtcggtgttgtGCTGCTGCGTTCTCCGTCTGCGGCTTCTAATACTACTACCGTGGCCggtgctactgctactgctactgttgctactgctgccaATTACTCGCGGGTAGTCACTTTTGGTAGTGCTTATGCTAAAAACGTCGCTGCGAGCGCCGTGTCTATCACTGCTAATGGGAGCGTGCCACCAGCCACGCGCCGTTAGCTCGGCCAGTGCCATTCCACAAACtcgatcgctgctgctgctgctctcggtcgtcgtcgtcgacggcaCCCGTGACTCGTGACCGATCGAGCCGCTGTTGAGGATTCCCCGgggtcgctgctgctggcgctggtcaCCACCTCCCACCATCTTGGCCAGTGATATCTTGTAGCGCTTGTGCAGTGACCGGGTACCCTCACAGCAAGACATTCTCCACCAACTTGCGGATCGCACGCCTATGGGCGGCCCATACACTACGGAGACACTAGAGAGTTCGCTGTGCACGATCACTTCGGTGTCCACTTGTCCCTCCCTCTGCCCCGTTCAACCTTCTGGGTCTGGGGGTCACTTGTGGGAACACTAAGACACACCTTCTTCTCGATTTGAGAGAGATAGCAAGG
Coding sequences within it:
- the LOC128278734 gene encoding uncharacterized protein LOC128278734, which codes for MAGGGGPGSDKDPHYNQQQISANHRNYELDLERDHVLPTSAPNAEILKSNSNPTYPNPNRHHNHDRHRHSNSTPYPHGHGAKKGFATNSMFSGDVPAYSPTSRSSPPLPPNYTNPFADKPTLRGTSSDTTIVNTGSYMVRRPLPPPSLMPGHERIPMRPPDLVPAAPGSGPAILGAGGPQASNNPQKTGTGGPAPHSGGPAAAGGVSLDAAQRKKALNTPSEKSSKLDAAKTPGGYDGGGVGVGSKQFMLDENASNSSAILPNGMHFPSISRILSGSNGRPQVIPDVLLRSVTSAPRPNQPSYDVGPGAGPTSLSNAKHPSTYGGAAAAGGKPTADGDGGPPDPAGNGASDDEAEEDDEDDPFEDGDDDDDDTGVPARKGNGGGGSTAHSGPVSSVTSTVSSMHVLSSSSSPITQKMPNLNLKSVMVKNGTGTAGSGEDGGAGGADRNFAGDLADISTWTIAWNIHVYLSAILFTILAVYSIFKIIFYDKLTHLFSQSYFISIHLILIIICLLRIFYLCYDAYNIHFSFNLFTSELLLNLPLTFLTTTFAILILFLLLRSINHKTNRYSSILRPLTIIIGSSVHVGLCITLHLVESYETQQFYHKQHQLQLQNKQLMMAAGGGGAPGRPGHGPHSGGPPTNIQIPPRVLSLICQIIYIFICLSLGILYLYMYRLLKRILHKSQNYIHGYNNLSYAIHITIATALLFILLAALQIYGAISISSQTKVKLSPSNSLHEPGAAKKTLWASHIEIDWFQWGYQFSLRFIEIVIIALLSWVTGLKTGTSKVIQREKDMEQPNASGFALFPCTSSSSQENFETDYPAVCNTNRNLHTYTMRTGKPIYDDNFALNSLNLEQNSQQDLQLGGPGGGPPGLPPGADFQRSLETNSMRSSSHNYSNNDHNNHNVLPGDGGDDFLNDTEPMPDHYENPNFELKHHHHHHHQQQHPPQVNHQYHDIMDNCYSEPINAPQYDTKSLRGAAGRAEHHPGMGGGPRNYDFQNFERPNFEPVAGPGAGTIPSHSALAAAQSMSRNEFRASKNLKTLKSGQLQNDLGGGGGANTMGHHHHHHHHYGHNMGPPGGHQGAGNYGAGDSFDRRIGVRKSGTLNNIGAMHFNQHGAPAAAGGSGRNNNSNSSASSSSNSSHNQRAALQQQRTAMGPGPGGHRVAGPGAQTLSSSRSNDHHQQQQQHPQHLHQHPGFAAPQPGSFNDRLLNGGGGGPGDSLERQHAHSQDNVSNNFDDPTMVNGGGAGTGGAPYYHSKKRSRESSSSSYTGGPGGAVPYGIATGTDHPTTTTTATESSSSPTASIGGSNTSGNGTPTTTAPLSSGVLPGKLGPGEQQQQQQGGGNGSMLVAEQGFVRFRALEEPTLGSGRGPIGSNVALRTEKSKLFMNAA